A DNA window from Arcobacter sp. LA11 contains the following coding sequences:
- a CDS encoding NADH-quinone oxidoreductase subunit M produces the protein MEHILSILIFFPAFAALIGFLVKDDSIRMYAILVTAIEFVLSIFLWINFDNSIAGMQFTEVIPMISAYGINYFVGIDGISLFLVIMTTFMTMISIIGLTEKRNLKHLIITVLFLEMTMVGVFLALDAIIFYLFWELSLVPMLYIVGAWGGNLRLYAAVKFFLYTFIGSLIMLVGMLYLGYVYFQTTGNWSFSILDWNMMLLPFDMQLWLFVAFFCGFAIKVPMFPFHTWLPYAHGQAPTIGSVILAAVLLKMGTYGFVRFSLPLFPDASVYFTYPMAALALIAIVYTAMVAYAQEDMKQVIAYSSVSHMGVIILGIFALNVEGIGGSIFLMISHGIVSGALFMLVGVIYDRRHTKMIKDFGGLASVMPKYATIFGIMLMASVGLPLTIGFVGEFLSLLGFFKVSPVLTLIAGLTIILGAVYMLVMYKKSFFGPVVHEENKKLKDVNGRELAALIPLVALVVILGIYPKPILEPVNKSVSQLVEVMQLKAIEPSTKAKILEYNSIGEVKHD, from the coding sequence ATGGAACACATTTTATCGATTTTAATATTTTTTCCAGCATTTGCCGCATTAATAGGATTTCTTGTAAAAGATGATTCTATTAGAATGTATGCAATTTTAGTAACTGCTATTGAGTTTGTACTAAGTATTTTTCTTTGGATAAATTTTGATAATAGTATAGCAGGTATGCAGTTTACAGAAGTAATCCCTATGATAAGTGCATATGGAATTAACTATTTTGTAGGAATAGATGGTATCTCTTTATTCTTAGTTATTATGACAACATTTATGACGATGATTTCTATTATTGGATTAACTGAAAAAAGAAATTTAAAACATCTTATCATCACAGTATTATTTTTAGAAATGACAATGGTTGGTGTTTTCTTAGCTTTAGATGCAATTATTTTCTACCTTTTCTGGGAATTATCTCTTGTACCAATGTTATATATCGTTGGAGCATGGGGTGGAAATTTAAGACTATATGCAGCTGTTAAATTTTTCTTATATACATTTATAGGTTCTTTAATCATGCTTGTAGGTATGTTATATCTTGGATATGTATATTTTCAAACAACAGGAAACTGGAGCTTTAGTATCTTAGATTGGAATATGATGTTATTGCCATTTGATATGCAATTATGGTTATTTGTTGCATTCTTTTGTGGTTTTGCAATTAAAGTTCCAATGTTCCCATTCCATACGTGGCTTCCTTATGCTCACGGTCAGGCACCAACTATAGGTTCTGTTATCTTAGCTGCTGTTTTACTTAAAATGGGTACATACGGTTTTGTAAGATTTTCATTACCACTGTTTCCTGATGCTTCTGTATACTTTACTTATCCTATGGCAGCATTAGCACTTATTGCAATTGTCTATACTGCTATGGTAGCTTATGCTCAAGAAGACATGAAACAAGTAATTGCATACTCATCTGTTTCTCATATGGGTGTAATTATTCTTGGTATCTTTGCTTTAAATGTAGAAGGAATTGGTGGTTCAATTTTCTTAATGATTTCTCATGGTATTGTATCAGGAGCACTGTTTATGTTAGTTGGAGTCATATATGATAGACGACATACTAAGATGATAAAAGACTTTGGTGGTCTAGCTTCAGTTATGCCTAAGTATGCAACTATCTTTGGTATTATGTTGATGGCTTCTGTTGGACTTCCTCTTACAATTGGATTTGTAGGTGAGTTTTTATCTTTACTTGGATTCTTTAAAGTATCACCTGTGTTAACTTTAATAGCTGGACTTACAATTATTTTAGGTGCAGTTTATATGTTAGTAATGTATAAAAAGTCTTTCTTTGGACCAGTAGTACATGAAGAAAATAAAAAGTTAAAAGATGTAAATGGAAGAGAACTTGCAGCTTTAATCCCTCTTGTAGCTTTAGTTGTGATTCTTGGTATTTATCCAAAACCAATTTTAGAACCAGTAAATAAATCAGTATCACAGCTTGTGGAGGTAATGCAATTAAAAGCAATAGAACCTTCTACAAAGGCTAAAATTTTAGAGTATAACAGTATTGGGGAGGTGAAACATGATTAA
- the nuoL gene encoding NADH-quinone oxidoreductase subunit L — protein MEKYLYIALFAPLLGSLIAACFSMRPKLLFTGIITSVLLGVSMIASLNLLYYVFTTDAIVHVKLMDWIVIGNLDIPFGFVVDQVSVTMMVVVTLVSTMVHIHSIGYMVHDKSFNRFFAWLSAFVFSMMILVMSDNFAGLFIGWEGVGLCSWGLIGFWYHKEDQALTSDVYKSPFSTLSPFSSISPGYAANEAFITNRVADLGMLVGIFLIYWNLGSLQYDVVFSEIGSLSSGLIVAIAIFLFIGAMGKSAQFPFNQWLANAMEGPTPVSALIHAATMVTAGVYLVIRANEIFTIVPEVGYFIACLGAFVAIGAASMALVATNIKKIIAFSTLSQLGYMFVAAGLGAYWVALFHLGTHAFFKSVLFLGAGNVMHAMDDEINIKNMGGLHKHMKATSIIMTVASVALAGIFPLSGFFSKDKILEAAFNGEAYFLWFILWITAGLTAFYSFRLVMYVFHGEEKYHDKGYHPHETYPFVIAAMTPLAILAVVSGWSEHSFFEFTTKLLPAWHADNITHSTVYILIAVTSAMALAGIAFAVWKHRKDGTYFSEKIKDKSFYKLLANQYYIPHIIENVILKPYLALSKFAWKSIDLKIVDAIVDGVAKVIYKSGEGSRVIQSGNLSTSLRLMVFGITILLVLSVALGIAK, from the coding sequence ATGGAAAAATATTTATATATAGCATTATTTGCTCCATTATTAGGTTCTTTGATCGCAGCATGTTTTTCTATGAGACCTAAGTTACTTTTTACAGGAATTATAACTTCTGTTTTATTAGGTGTATCTATGATTGCATCTTTAAATTTACTATATTATGTATTTACAACAGATGCAATTGTTCATGTGAAGCTAATGGATTGGATTGTAATAGGAAACCTTGATATCCCATTTGGATTTGTAGTTGACCAAGTGAGTGTTACGATGATGGTTGTTGTTACTTTAGTTTCAACAATGGTACATATTCACTCAATTGGATATATGGTTCATGATAAATCATTTAATAGATTTTTTGCATGGTTATCAGCTTTCGTATTCTCAATGATGATTTTAGTTATGAGTGATAACTTTGCTGGTTTATTTATAGGTTGGGAAGGTGTTGGTCTTTGTTCTTGGGGATTAATCGGTTTTTGGTATCACAAAGAAGACCAAGCTTTAACTTCTGATGTTTACAAATCACCATTTTCAACTTTATCACCATTTTCATCAATCAGCCCAGGTTATGCTGCAAATGAAGCATTTATAACAAACAGAGTTGCTGACCTTGGAATGTTAGTTGGTATTTTCTTAATTTATTGGAATCTTGGAAGTTTACAATATGATGTAGTATTTTCAGAAATTGGAAGCTTAAGTTCTGGATTGATTGTTGCAATTGCAATTTTCTTATTTATTGGAGCTATGGGTAAATCAGCTCAGTTTCCATTTAATCAATGGCTTGCAAACGCAATGGAAGGTCCAACGCCAGTATCTGCACTTATTCACGCAGCTACGATGGTAACAGCTGGAGTTTATTTAGTTATTCGTGCAAATGAAATCTTTACTATTGTTCCAGAAGTTGGATACTTTATAGCTTGTCTTGGTGCTTTTGTAGCTATTGGTGCTGCATCTATGGCACTTGTTGCAACAAATATAAAGAAAATCATCGCATTTTCAACATTATCTCAACTAGGGTATATGTTTGTAGCTGCTGGGCTTGGAGCTTATTGGGTTGCACTTTTCCATTTAGGAACACATGCATTCTTTAAATCAGTTCTATTCTTAGGTGCTGGAAATGTTATGCATGCAATGGATGATGAGATTAATATTAAAAATATGGGTGGACTTCATAAACATATGAAAGCAACTTCGATTATCATGACAGTTGCTTCTGTTGCTCTTGCTGGTATTTTCCCATTATCTGGTTTCTTCTCAAAAGATAAAATTTTAGAAGCAGCTTTCAATGGTGAAGCATATTTCTTATGGTTTATTTTATGGATAACTGCTGGATTAACTGCGTTTTATTCATTTAGACTTGTAATGTATGTATTCCATGGTGAAGAGAAGTATCATGATAAAGGATATCATCCTCATGAAACTTATCCATTTGTAATTGCAGCAATGACTCCATTGGCTATTTTAGCAGTAGTTTCTGGATGGAGTGAACATAGTTTCTTTGAATTTACAACTAAATTATTACCTGCATGGCATGCAGATAATATAACACATTCAACTGTATATATACTTATAGCAGTAACATCAGCTATGGCACTTGCAGGTATTGCCTTTGCAGTATGGAAACATAGAAAAGATGGAACTTACTTTAGTGAAAAGATTAAAGATAAATCATTTTATAAATTGTTAGCAAATCAATATTATATTCCACATATTATTGAAAATGTAATTTTAAAACCATATTTAGCATTATCTAAATTTGCTTGGAAAAGTATTGACCTTAAAATTGTTGATGCAATTGTTGATGGTGTTGCAAAAGTTATTTATAAAAGTGGTGAAGGAAGTAGGGTTATTCAATCAGGTAACTTATCAACTTCATTGAGATTGATGGTATTTGGTATCACAATATTATTAGTGTTAAGTGTTGCACTTGGCATCGCGAAGTAA
- the nuoK gene encoding NADH-quinone oxidoreductase subunit NuoK — protein sequence MTLNAYLILSTVLFVIGLVGVMRRKNLLMLFFSTEIMLNAVNIGMAAISKFYGDLTGQMFAFFIVAIAASEVAIGLGLLILWFKKKNSIDLDTLQSMKG from the coding sequence ATGACTTTAAATGCATATCTAATTTTATCAACAGTTCTTTTTGTTATTGGACTTGTTGGTGTTATGAGAAGAAAAAACTTACTTATGCTTTTTTTCTCTACTGAAATTATGTTAAATGCTGTAAATATTGGAATGGCTGCAATCTCTAAGTTTTATGGGGATTTAACTGGTCAAATGTTTGCTTTTTTCATTGTTGCTATTGCTGCAAGTGAGGTTGCTATTGGATTAGGATTACTGATTCTTTGGTTTAAAAAGAAAAACTCTATTGATTTAGATACATTACAAAGTATGAAGGGCTAA
- a CDS encoding NADH-quinone oxidoreductase subunit J, which translates to MFEIIAFYLFSILTIVMFCITVFTNNSLYALSALAAGMIFISAFFFLLDADFLGAVQIVVYTGAVMALYAFGMMFFDSLSTVKEKIKNPRLVFLLSGISALIIVIIFISPIIGSNIVAQYPVHPEWGNTQDVGIVLFTKYLIPFEIAAVMLLVAMIGGIILAGKKMDVSYSELSEEEIDALEKEDSAKDEK; encoded by the coding sequence ATGTTTGAAATAATAGCTTTTTATCTGTTTTCAATCTTAACAATCGTTATGTTTTGTATAACAGTCTTTACAAATAATTCGCTATATGCACTAAGTGCATTGGCTGCGGGGATGATTTTCATATCAGCTTTCTTCTTCTTACTTGATGCTGACTTCTTAGGCGCAGTACAAATTGTAGTTTACACAGGAGCAGTTATGGCACTTTATGCCTTTGGTATGATGTTCTTTGACTCTTTATCAACTGTAAAAGAAAAGATTAAAAATCCTAGATTGGTATTTTTATTAAGTGGAATCTCTGCTCTAATAATAGTAATAATATTTATTTCACCAATTATAGGTTCAAATATAGTAGCTCAATATCCAGTTCATCCAGAGTGGGGTAACACACAAGATGTAGGTATTGTTTTATTTACTAAGTATCTAATTCCATTTGAAATTGCAGCAGTTATGTTACTTGTAGCAATGATAGGTGGAATTATTCTTGCAGGGAAGAAAATGGATGTATCTTATTCTGAACTAAGCGAAGAAGAGATTGATGCTTTAGAAAAAGAAGATTCTGCAAAGGATGAAAAATGA
- the nuoI gene encoding NADH-quinone oxidoreductase subunit NuoI — protein MGLDELKNRNIGVGDYINILENDYPKTGWDQFKQVARRSAKGELFGGLKIVMKMMMGALFKNEMHTVQYPAEKLPIGPRYRAVHKLLGLLESGENRCIGCGLCEKICIADCIRMDTKIDENSRKEVLEYTINMGRCIFCGYCAEVCPELAIVHGGRYENASEQRAHFVLKEDLLTPLDKLAQQQEYPGFGAVSPDADEKIKKTPLSY, from the coding sequence ATGGGTTTAGATGAATTAAAAAACAGAAATATCGGTGTTGGTGACTATATCAATATTTTAGAAAATGACTATCCTAAAACTGGATGGGATCAATTCAAACAAGTAGCACGTAGATCTGCAAAAGGTGAGTTATTTGGTGGATTGAAGATTGTTATGAAGATGATGATGGGTGCATTATTTAAAAATGAGATGCACACAGTTCAATATCCAGCAGAGAAACTTCCAATAGGGCCAAGATATAGAGCCGTTCACAAGTTATTAGGACTTTTAGAATCTGGTGAAAATAGATGTATTGGTTGTGGACTTTGTGAAAAAATTTGTATCGCTGATTGTATTAGAATGGATACAAAGATTGATGAAAATTCTAGAAAAGAAGTTTTAGAGTACACGATTAATATGGGAAGATGTATTTTCTGTGGATATTGTGCTGAGGTTTGTCCTGAGCTTGCAATTGTACATGGTGGAAGATATGAAAATGCAAGTGAACAAAGAGCACACTTTGTTCTAAAAGAAGATTTATTAACTCCACTTGATAAATTAGCACAACAACAAGAGTATCCTGGTTTTGGTGCTGTATCTCCCGATGCAGATGAAAAAATCAAGAAAACTCCATTGTCATATTAA
- the nuoH gene encoding NADH-quinone oxidoreductase subunit NuoH: protein METGFIIETIVKAAVVLAVFSALAGFTTYIERKILAFMQRRWGPMHVGPHGVLQLAADGIKLFTKEDFIPQNAAKPIFMIAPIITAATAFIAMTAVPFFPEFELFGYTVRPIISDVNVGVLFVLGVASVGLYGPLLAGMSSANKWSLLGGARTAIQLLSYEVVSGLALLAPLMMVGSLSLIDINNYQTDGNYWLVVYQPLAFVLFVMAGFAETNRTPFDLLEHEAEIVAGYATEYSGMRWGMFFIGEYANLFTVCFLISLIFLGGFNDMWFIPGGLAIVLKVMMLIFFFLWTRASWPHIRPDQLMWLCWKILMPLSVINVLITGFVMMF, encoded by the coding sequence ATGGAAACAGGATTTATTATTGAAACTATAGTAAAAGCTGCTGTTGTACTAGCAGTTTTTTCAGCCTTAGCTGGTTTCACGACATATATAGAAAGAAAGATTCTTGCATTTATGCAAAGAAGATGGGGGCCTATGCATGTTGGACCACATGGGGTTTTACAACTTGCAGCAGATGGTATTAAACTTTTTACAAAAGAGGATTTTATCCCACAAAATGCAGCTAAACCTATATTTATGATTGCTCCAATTATTACAGCAGCTACTGCATTTATTGCTATGACAGCAGTTCCTTTCTTTCCAGAGTTTGAACTGTTTGGTTATACAGTAAGACCAATTATTTCAGATGTAAATGTTGGTGTATTATTTGTACTAGGTGTTGCCTCTGTTGGATTATATGGACCACTTTTAGCTGGTATGAGTTCTGCAAACAAATGGTCACTTCTTGGAGGTGCTAGAACAGCTATTCAATTATTATCTTATGAAGTTGTTTCAGGACTTGCACTTCTAGCTCCACTTATGATGGTTGGTTCTTTATCTTTAATAGATATTAATAATTATCAAACAGATGGAAATTATTGGCTTGTAGTGTATCAACCATTAGCATTTGTTCTTTTTGTTATGGCAGGGTTTGCTGAAACAAATAGAACACCTTTTGATTTACTTGAACATGAAGCAGAAATTGTTGCTGGTTATGCAACGGAGTATTCAGGTATGAGATGGGGTATGTTCTTTATTGGTGAGTATGCAAACCTTTTTACTGTTTGTTTTTTAATTTCACTTATTTTCTTAGGTGGATTTAACGATATGTGGTTTATCCCTGGTGGTTTAGCAATTGTACTTAAAGTTATGATGTTAATTTTCTTTTTCTTATGGACAAGAGCTTCTTGGCCACATATTAGACCTGACCAATTGATGTGGTTATGTTGGAAAATTTTAATGCCATTATCAGTAATTAATGTTTTAATTACTGGCTTTGTGATGATGTTTTAG
- a CDS encoding NADH-quinone oxidoreductase subunit G, translating into MSDLITLTINGKTVQAKDGDVILDVARANDIFVPAICYLTRCSPTLACRLCLVEADGKQVYSCNAKAKEGMEVTTETENIVKERRAIMEVYDVNHPLQCGVCDQSGECELQNYSLYMKVDSQSYSIKDVNRPTAHWGVMNYDPGLCIVCEKCVTVCKDMVGSSALSTVKRGADAIDKTFKDEMPKDAYAMWNKLNKSLIGFEEDACTDCGECISVCPVGALVSHDFQYKSNAWELNRIPAANPHSSDCAFMYYETKHTSVEDASPKIYRVTNEHHYSTLNGAARFAYDFENKVESKNEEAFNNAVEAFKKAKAIKFNSYITNEEALILQKIASKTGATLVNKDAYNYKKFLEAYASTSGQSLYSSTLKDVHDSNFVISVGSFLKSDLPNARYALNNSVVTNKGAAMYFHPVADPVMEKIGKKGKTTEFVYHKPLAEESILYLILNKFGKDLPENIQSYLDFLKETRTKTVTETVKETVVEVVKDEETGEEKEVKKVVPKKVKTEVEFEYTKLLDNLGQDETLLDTIDTLLAKKDTYSLIVGEDLITHPNSENLAKLCGLVDKYTEFSVVIIPPSTNTLGVSLICDVQADAEGFSVGYNEKADFQLSALGDGDLDVPALNQQEGTFTNIDKKLIPTNAALSFNGYVLNDIANIILEDDIEYTIEYTEQLPTETGFKALEFDKLPNSFGNDRSENRGYDITSSETTIRTEVENACEELLEANEDETIIYRANPINQFNEFTAISHEFVDDLQSGIFVSQSLFEKLELEKGNKVKVNSNGVELELDVYCDNQIAGDIAYVSTFQKDLDTQNLFDTYRYSKAVIKKA; encoded by the coding sequence ATGAGTGATTTAATTACATTAACAATAAATGGTAAGACTGTTCAAGCTAAAGATGGAGATGTTATTTTAGATGTAGCACGTGCAAATGATATTTTTGTCCCAGCTATTTGTTATCTAACTAGATGTTCTCCAACATTGGCCTGTCGTCTTTGTTTAGTAGAAGCTGATGGAAAACAAGTATACTCATGTAATGCAAAAGCAAAAGAGGGTATGGAAGTTACGACTGAGACTGAAAATATTGTTAAAGAAAGACGTGCAATTATGGAAGTTTACGATGTAAACCATCCATTGCAGTGTGGAGTTTGTGACCAAAGTGGTGAATGTGAACTTCAAAACTATTCTTTATATATGAAAGTTGATTCTCAAAGTTATTCTATTAAAGATGTAAATAGACCAACTGCTCATTGGGGAGTTATGAATTATGACCCAGGTTTATGTATCGTTTGTGAGAAGTGTGTAACTGTATGTAAAGATATGGTTGGGTCAAGCGCATTGAGTACTGTAAAAAGAGGTGCTGATGCTATTGATAAGACTTTCAAAGATGAAATGCCAAAAGATGCCTATGCAATGTGGAATAAGCTTAACAAATCACTTATTGGATTTGAAGAAGATGCCTGTACAGATTGTGGTGAGTGTATTTCAGTTTGTCCAGTTGGAGCCTTAGTATCTCATGATTTCCAATACAAATCAAATGCTTGGGAGTTAAATAGAATTCCTGCAGCAAATCCTCATTCATCTGATTGTGCATTTATGTATTATGAAACAAAACATACTTCAGTTGAAGATGCGAGTCCAAAAATCTACAGAGTTACAAATGAACATCACTATTCAACTTTAAATGGTGCAGCTAGATTTGCATATGATTTTGAAAACAAAGTTGAATCTAAAAATGAAGAAGCTTTTAACAATGCAGTTGAAGCGTTTAAAAAAGCAAAAGCTATTAAATTTAATTCATATATTACAAATGAAGAAGCACTTATTTTACAAAAGATTGCATCTAAAACTGGAGCAACATTAGTAAATAAAGATGCTTATAATTATAAAAAATTCCTTGAAGCATATGCTTCTACTTCAGGGCAGTCTTTATATTCATCAACTTTAAAAGATGTACATGATTCTAACTTTGTTATCTCTGTAGGGTCATTTTTAAAATCTGATTTACCAAATGCAAGATATGCTTTAAATAACTCTGTGGTTACAAATAAAGGTGCAGCAATGTACTTCCATCCAGTAGCTGATCCAGTTATGGAAAAAATTGGTAAAAAAGGTAAAACTACCGAGTTTGTTTATCATAAACCATTAGCAGAAGAATCAATTTTATATCTTATTTTAAATAAGTTTGGAAAAGATTTACCAGAAAATATTCAATCATACCTTGATTTTTTAAAAGAGACAAGAACGAAAACAGTAACAGAAACTGTAAAAGAGACTGTAGTTGAAGTTGTGAAAGATGAAGAAACGGGTGAAGAAAAAGAAGTTAAAAAAGTTGTTCCTAAAAAAGTTAAAACAGAAGTAGAGTTTGAATATACAAAACTACTAGATAATCTTGGACAAGATGAAACACTTCTTGATACTATAGATACTCTTTTAGCTAAAAAAGATACTTACTCTTTAATAGTTGGAGAAGATTTAATTACTCATCCAAATAGTGAAAACCTAGCAAAACTTTGTGGACTAGTTGATAAGTATACTGAATTTAGTGTAGTTATTATTCCTCCTTCTACAAATACACTAGGTGTTAGTTTGATTTGTGATGTTCAAGCTGATGCCGAAGGTTTTAGTGTTGGATACAATGAAAAAGCAGACTTTCAACTAAGTGCTTTAGGTGATGGAGATTTAGATGTTCCTGCACTTAATCAACAAGAAGGAACATTTACAAATATTGATAAAAAATTGATACCTACAAATGCAGCTCTTTCTTTTAATGGATATGTGTTAAATGATATTGCAAATATAATCTTAGAAGATGATATTGAGTATACAATTGAATATACAGAGCAACTTCCAACTGAAACTGGATTTAAAGCTTTAGAGTTTGATAAATTACCAAACAGTTTTGGAAATGATAGAAGCGAAAATAGAGGGTACGATATCACATCTTCTGAAACTACTATTAGAACTGAAGTTGAAAATGCATGTGAAGAACTTTTAGAAGCAAATGAAGATGAAACAATAATCTATAGAGCAAATCCAATTAATCAATTTAATGAATTTACAGCTATTTCTCATGAGTTTGTTGATGATTTACAATCAGGTATTTTTGTTTCACAAAGTTTATTTGAAAAGTTAGAGTTAGAAAAAGGTAATAAAGTTAAAGTGAATTCAAATGGTGTTGAACTGGAATTAGATGTTTACTGCGATAATCAAATTGCAGGAGATATTGCATATGTTTCGACTTTCCAAAAAGATTTAGATACGCAAAACTTATTTGATACATACAGATATAGTAAAGCTGTAATTAAAAAGGCTTAA
- a CDS encoding NADH-ubiquinone oxidoreductase subunit E family protein, protein MKRYDLRPLKDNFYDRMLELMDKDIVEGENAIFLFEIGDFSAIQKSSDAIYEAGYTMMNSIKFNEVDWTIVVKKVKPEPKEVEVVEEEGEK, encoded by the coding sequence ATGAAAAGATATGATTTAAGACCGTTAAAAGATAACTTCTATGACAGAATGTTAGAGCTTATGGATAAAGACATTGTTGAAGGTGAAAATGCAATTTTCCTTTTTGAAATCGGTGATTTTTCTGCTATTCAAAAATCTTCAGATGCAATTTATGAAGCAGGTTACACTATGATGAATTCTATAAAGTTTAATGAAGTTGATTGGACAATAGTTGTTAAAAAAGTTAAACCTGAACCAAAAGAAGTTGAAGTTGTTGAAGAAGAGGGTGAGAAATAA
- the nuoD gene encoding NADH dehydrogenase (quinone) subunit D: protein MQQSVNRLKPFFENINFEREDNTMMVNFGPQHPSAHGQMRLMLELKGEEIVKATPGVGYLHRGMEKMGENMIYNEFLPTTDRMDYIASTSNNYGFALAVEKLLGIEAPRRAEIIRTMLLEINRLMSHLFWLATHALDVGAMSVFLYAFREREYAMDLIEDYCGARLTHSAVRIGGVPLDLPEGWCEDLEKFCGILETEVEKYEGLLTENRIWRMRLENVGVIDEKMAKDWACSGIVLRASGVKWDLRREMPYGIYPELDFDVPVASTGDCYGRYKCHMQEMRECTKILRQLIPMYKESESQLMAHAPEYISAPKEEVMTQNYSLMQHFVLVTQGMRPPKGEIYVATESPKGELGYMIVSDGSPYAYKMKLRAPSFWHTGLLEDMLPGHQLADVVAIIGNLNVVFGEIDR, encoded by the coding sequence ATGCAACAATCAGTAAATAGATTAAAACCTTTCTTTGAAAATATAAATTTTGAGAGAGAAGATAACACGATGATGGTTAACTTCGGGCCTCAACATCCATCAGCTCACGGTCAAATGAGACTTATGTTAGAGCTTAAAGGTGAGGAAATTGTAAAAGCAACACCTGGTGTTGGTTATTTACATAGAGGTATGGAAAAAATGGGTGAGAATATGATTTATAATGAATTCTTACCTACAACAGATAGAATGGATTATATCGCATCTACTTCTAATAACTATGGTTTTGCTTTAGCTGTAGAGAAGCTACTTGGAATTGAAGCACCTAGACGAGCTGAGATTATAAGAACGATGCTTCTAGAAATAAATAGACTTATGTCACATCTTTTCTGGCTAGCAACTCACGCTCTTGATGTAGGAGCAATGTCAGTATTTTTATATGCCTTTAGAGAAAGAGAATATGCAATGGATCTTATTGAAGATTATTGTGGTGCAAGACTTACTCATAGTGCAGTTAGAATTGGAGGAGTTCCTTTAGATTTACCAGAAGGTTGGTGTGAAGATTTAGAAAAATTCTGTGGAATACTAGAAACAGAAGTTGAAAAATATGAAGGTCTTTTAACAGAAAATAGAATCTGGAGAATGAGACTTGAAAATGTTGGTGTGATTGATGAAAAGATGGCAAAAGATTGGGCCTGTTCAGGAATTGTTCTAAGAGCTTCGGGCGTTAAATGGGATTTAAGACGTGAAATGCCTTATGGAATCTATCCAGAATTAGATTTTGATGTACCTGTAGCTTCAACTGGTGATTGTTATGGAAGATACAAGTGTCACATGCAAGAGATGCGAGAGTGTACAAAGATTTTAAGACAACTTATTCCTATGTATAAAGAGAGTGAGTCACAACTTATGGCACATGCTCCTGAATATATCTCAGCTCCAAAAGAAGAAGTGATGACTCAAAACTACTCTTTAATGCAACACTTTGTTTTAGTAACACAAGGTATGAGACCTCCAAAAGGTGAAATCTATGTTGCAACTGAATCACCAAAAGGTGAACTTGGATATATGATAGTAAGTGATGGTTCTCCATATGCTTATAAAATGAAATTAAGAGCTCCATCTTTTTGGCACACAGGTCTTTTAGAAGATATGCTTCCTGGTCATCAATTAGCTGATGTTGTTGCAATTATTGGTAATCTGAATGTTGTATTCGGTGAGATTGATAGGTAA